In Diabrotica undecimpunctata isolate CICGRU chromosome 4, icDiaUnde3, whole genome shotgun sequence, a single genomic region encodes these proteins:
- the LOC140440141 gene encoding uncharacterized protein has product MNTYKGLFVLALVALVGVTLTQSREISRDKREVSSDLEAAASGHGHHWKKGGGHESHADHHSSHGEKGDKGYKGHHHHEKGSKGHHDKEGHKKHYEEHGGHKKKHHHDDGYHAEHHKGEKGEKGHKYGEKGSYKKGHSTKGGHDVHKLDEYKKEKHFFDEDHDSGHHEKHGGHHHEDGYKKGGHKKGGHKKGGHHEDHYGKKGGHEKGSHYHESAGHKKAGGHDDHYHHDHKYGKKGGHEDHKKWGFKKGH; this is encoded by the coding sequence ATGAATACATACAAAGGACTTTTCGTCCTCGCCTTAGTGGCTTTAGTGGGAGTTACTCTAACTCAATCTCGTGAAATTAGTCGAGACAAACGTGAAGTTAGTAGTGATTTGGAAGCAGCGGCATCCGGGCACGGTCACCATTGGAAAAAAGGAGGCGGTCACGAGAGCCATGCTGACCACCACAGCAGCCACGGTGAAAAGGGCGATAAAGGCTACAAAGGTCACCATCACCACGAAAAGGGATCCAAGGGCCATCACGACAAAGAGGGCCACAAGAAACACTATGAAGAACACGGCGGCCACAAGAAGAAGCACCACCACGACGATGGCTACCATGCCGAACACCACAAAGGAGAAAAAGGCGAGAAAGGACACAAATACGGTGAAAAGGGATCTTACAAAAAGGGTCACAGCACCAAAGGAGGACATGACGTACATAAGCTAGACGAATACAAAAAGGAAAAACACTTCTTCGACGAAGACCATGACTCCGGTCATCACGAAAAACACGGAGGACATCACCACGAAGACGGATACAAAAAGGGAGGCCACAAGAAAGGAGGTCACAAGAAGGGAGGACACCACGAAGACCACTACGGCAAGAAGGGAGGTCACGAGAAGGGATCCCATTACCATGAATCTGCTGGTCACAAGAAAGCCGGTGGACACGACGACCACTACCACCACGACCACAAGTATGGAAAGAAGGGTGGACACGAAGACCACAAGAAGTGGGGATTCAAAAAAGGACATTAA